The Ruficoccus amylovorans region GCCGCGCAGCGAGCCGGTATCGGTCGGTACGCTGCGCTTCGCGCAGATCCCCGGCGTGCCGGTACTGGGAATCGGAGAACCGGCGGGCGGCACTTACAACGGCGTGTTCGACTACTACTTCATGAGCCCGCTGGCGCAGCCCGGCTCCTCCCGGCGGTTGCTCAACCCGTGGCTGGAGCCGGTGGACCGGCACGACTGGCGGGGAGAGTTGGAGACCGTCGGCAGGCCACGCGCGGACGATGCCTCGCGGCTGTGCCTGGCAGGGGCGTTTAACCTGAACTCGACTTCGACCGAAGCCTGGCAGGCTGTGTTGGGGGCCTCGCGACTGAGTATTCCCGTCGATGGCGAAGGCGGGCTTGGTGGCGAGGCCGCCGGTGTAAACGAAGCGCTACCGGTGTTTTACCGTTTGCCGTTTTACGCCGCCAGCGTGAGTGAACCGGCGGCCGGGAGCGAGGAGGCGTCCGACCCGGAGCTGGCCTGCTCACTCGCCGGGCGAACCCTCGACGCGGGGATTTCAGAAAGCCAGCTTGATTACCTCAGCCAGGGCATCGTGGCCCGAATCAAGGCCCGCGGGCCGTTTTTGTCGATGAAAGATTTTATCAACTCGGGCATTGTGCAGGAGGCGATCGAGGAGGTCGGTGTCATGCGTGGGGAAGAACTAAAGCCGATCAACGACGGCGTGCCGGAACTCTCCAACCTGTACCTGCGCCAGGGGGACATTATCAGCGGGCTGGCCCCGTTCGCGGCGGTGCGCTCGGATACGTTTATCATCCGCGCTTGCGGCGAGGCTTCCGACCTCACCGGAGGCGAGCCCGCCCGCGCTTGGTGCGAAGCAGTCGTCCGTCGCTTACCGGAACAAATGGACGGCTCCGATGCGATGTCTGCCACCGTGGCCGGGGGGCTGGGACGACGCTTCGAACTGGTGTCATTCCGCTGGCTGACGCCATCCGAGCTTGGCGTAACATCCCCCGCGCCGAGCCTTTAGGGCGTGTGAAAAGCCTTGAGATGATCTGAGCCTCGCCGTTTATGGCTCTGATTTACATGCCGTCTGGAGCGAGTTGGAGCAGCTCTGCCGGACTTTCCAGTATCCAACGCGGCGCGTAAAGGGCTAGTGGGGCGGAGGAGTTCGTGCCCCAGAGCACGCCCGCGCCGTGCACCCCGGCTTTTTGCGCGGCCTTCATGTCGCGCGACTCGTCCCCGGCGAAGATGACGTTTTCGGGCGCGAGCCCGTGGGCTTTTATCAACGTGCGCAGGCGGCGGGCCTTGCCGGTGAGTTTCGGCACCGTGCTAACGAAATCGAAACAATCCAGCCCGTACTTTTCCAGAAAGCGCCGCACGTTGGCCTCGCTGTTCGAGGTCAGGATACCCAGCAAAGTGAATTTCCGGCTAAGCTCGGGCAGTACCTCCACGATTCCCTCGCAGGGGAGGATTTCGTCCATACGGGCGGCCAGGAGCTGGCGGGCCTCGATGAGGATGGCGGGCAGCTTCAACCTGGGGACGCGGCAATGGCGCAGGCACTGGGAGGTCGTCATGCCGCGCAGGATCTTAATCTCCTCTGCCGCGACCGGGCGGAAGCCGTATTTTTCCGCCAACTGGTTAAAAACCTCCTGCCCGACCGCGGCAGAATCGGCAATCGTGCCGTCGAAGTCAAAAATCAGGCAAGTGCGGTCGGGGGCAGGGAGGCTCACGGTGGAACTTAGCGTAGCGCCCCGGCCCGCTGCTGCGACAAAAAAGCGTCCGTCCGCGCTTGCCGGGGCGGGGTGGGGCGTTAGGCTGGACGGTATCTTGAGCGACGAACCGGACTCTCCACCCCTGCCGCCGGAGGCGGAAGCCTTCCTGCGCCACCTGGCCGAGCAGAAACGCTATTCGGCACGCACGGTCCGGAACTACCGGCAGGCGCTGGAGCGTTTCACAGCCTGGCTGCGGGGCCAGCCCGGTTCGCTCCACCCGCTCATGGTCAGCAGCCGCCATGTGCGCCGCTACCTGATGGAGCTGCAAACCGTTTACGAGCGGCGCACCTCCAACCTGCACCTCTCGGCCCTGCGCTCGTTTTACCGCTACCAACTGCGACTGGGCAAAATCGAAGCCAGCCCGCTGGCGGGGATTTCCGGCCCCAAGCTGGAAAAAAAGCTGCCCAAGTTTTTAACCGAAAAGCAGATCGCGCTCCTGTTGGCCGGGCCGAAGCGCCTGCTGGAAAATGAGGCCATCGAGCCCTTCACCGCGCTGCGAGACCGGCTGGTGATGGAACTGCTCTACGGGGGCGGGTTTCGCGTGAGCGAGTTGTCGGACCTCAATTACGGGACCTTCGACGAGCAAAGCGGCGTGGCCCGCATCCGGGGTAAGGGCGGCAAGGAGCGGCTGTGCCCGGTCGGCGAAGTCGCCCTCGAGTGTCTGAAGATGTTTCGCGCGCAGTTTGCCCGGCACAGCGGGCCGCAGGACCCGGTTTTAATTACGGAGCAGGGGCGACGGCTGTCTGTGCGGCGCATCCAGTTGATGCTCAAGCGCTATCTGGATCTGGCCGACCTGCCACACGATCTCACCCCGCACAAGATCCGCCACAGCTATGCGACCCACCTGCTTGACAACGGCGCGGATCTGCGTCTGGTACAAGAATTACTGGGCCACGCCAGCCTCTCCACCACGCAGATCTATACCCACGTCAGCGTGGCCCGCCTCAAGGACATGCACCGCCGCGCCCACCCCCGCGCCTGAGGAACCTCGGGCTTCCTTCGCTGTCTGTGTTCGCTGAACCCACCGGTTTATCTTCAACTCTCACCTGATGCTGCGAGAAACATCCATTGCCAAGGCGCTTGCCCGCGTCTTCATCGCTGCCGCCTGGACCCGCGGCACGCTCCCGGAAGCCGAGACCGACGCCCTCAAGGATCTTCTCTACCAACTCCCCGCGCTCCATAAGAGCGACTGGGAGGAACTTCAGGAACTGCTGGAAAATCCGGTTTCGCCTCGGCAGGCAGAGTATTTCCAGCGCGAGCTCAGCGCTTTGCTGGGCGATGAGGATCAGGCAATTTTCGCCGCTTACGCCATTGAGCGCGTCACCGGCACCGGCAACGGGGCGGGCACGCCGCCTTCCCCGGCGGTATTGGCCCAACTGAACCATTGTCTGGGCAAGTGCGGACAGGATTCGCTCCTGTGCATGT contains the following coding sequences:
- a CDS encoding HAD hydrolase-like protein, which codes for MSLPAPDRTCLIFDFDGTIADSAAVGQEVFNQLAEKYGFRPVAAEEIKILRGMTTSQCLRHCRVPRLKLPAILIEARQLLAARMDEILPCEGIVEVLPELSRKFTLLGILTSNSEANVRRFLEKYGLDCFDFVSTVPKLTGKARRLRTLIKAHGLAPENVIFAGDESRDMKAAQKAGVHGAGVLWGTNSSAPLALYAPRWILESPAELLQLAPDGM
- a CDS encoding tyrosine-type recombinase/integrase encodes the protein MSDEPDSPPLPPEAEAFLRHLAEQKRYSARTVRNYRQALERFTAWLRGQPGSLHPLMVSSRHVRRYLMELQTVYERRTSNLHLSALRSFYRYQLRLGKIEASPLAGISGPKLEKKLPKFLTEKQIALLLAGPKRLLENEAIEPFTALRDRLVMELLYGGGFRVSELSDLNYGTFDEQSGVARIRGKGGKERLCPVGEVALECLKMFRAQFARHSGPQDPVLITEQGRRLSVRRIQLMLKRYLDLADLPHDLTPHKIRHSYATHLLDNGADLRLVQELLGHASLSTTQIYTHVSVARLKDMHRRAHPRA